A single genomic interval of Bacillus smithii harbors:
- a CDS encoding YhzD family protein has translation MKEYTLTVFQKNGEKLLDDTFEAANDHEAKEKGSQILKEKGFSDYTHRCTSSAGKLLLFHS, from the coding sequence TTGAAAGAATATACGCTGACTGTCTTCCAAAAAAATGGTGAAAAGTTGTTAGATGATACGTTTGAAGCAGCCAACGACCATGAGGCTAAAGAAAAAGGCAGCCAAATTCTAAAGGAAAAAGGCTTTTCCGATTACACGCACCGATGCACATCGTCAGCAGGAAAACTTTTGCTGTTTCACTCATAA